In Populus alba chromosome 1, ASM523922v2, whole genome shotgun sequence, a single window of DNA contains:
- the LOC118033005 gene encoding tropinone reductase homolog At1g07440-like — protein MAQADCNSSRDNRWLLHEMTALVTGGSKGLGHAIVEELAGLGATIHTCARTESVLNECLQEWKMKGFKVTGSVCDVSSRTEREKLMSTVSSQFDGKLNILVNNVGMLYFQRTIDVTPEDISLYLSTNFESAYHLCQLAHPLLKNSGAGNIVFMSSVSGVVSVSVSIYGATKGAINQLTKNLACEWAKDNIRANSVAPWLIRTPLVERDLENELFLKAVEARTPMGRLGEPKEVSSLVAFLCMPAASYITGQVICVDGGFTVNGLTI, from the exons ATGGCCCAAGCAGATTGCAATTCCAGCAGGGACAATAGATGGCTGCTCCACGAAATGACAGCTCTCGTCACCGGTGGAAGTAAGGGACTCGG GCATGCTATTGTGGAGGAATTGGCAGGGCTGGGTGCCACCATCCATACATGTGCGAGGACTGAGTCTGTGCTCAATGAATGCTTACAGGAATGGAAGATGAAGGGTTTCAAAGTCACGGGTTCGGTTTGCGATGTTAGCTCTAGAACTGAACGAGAGAAGTTAATGAGCACAGTCTCCTCTCAGTTCGATGGGAAACTTAATATCCTA GTCAACAATGTTGGGATGCTATATTTTCAGAGGACCATTGACGTCACTCCCGAAGATATCTCACTTTACCTGAGTACCAACTTCGAATCTGCCTACCATCTGTGCCAACTTGCACATCCTCTTCTGAAAAACTCAGGAGCAGGAAACATCGTCTTTATGTCTTCTGTTTCTGGTGTGGTATCAGTGAGTGTTAGCATATATGGAGCAACTAAAG GAGCAATAAACCAACTCACGAAGAACTTGGCATGCGAGTGGGCAAAAGACAATATAAGGGCTAACTCCGTTGCGCCATGGTTAATCAGAACTCCACTTGTTGAGCGT GATCTGGAGaatgaattgtttttgaagGCTGTTGAGGCTCGCACTCCAATGGGGCGGCTTGGAGAGCCGAAGGAAGTGTCTTCTTTGGTGGCATTTCTATGCATGCCTGCAGCCTCTTATATAACAGGACAAGTCATTTGTGTTGATGGAGGATTTACTGTGAATGGTCTCACTATATAA